A region from the Arthrobacter roseus genome encodes:
- a CDS encoding FliI/YscN family ATPase, which translates to MTTTAARNIHRRGFSAAATAARPEKLGQVSAIVGLGLEVSGLNCAVGDIVRVGDAPGVEAEVVATSLKGARCMPLGRLSGINAGTPVRATGMPMLVPTGSGLFGRVLDGMGRPIDGKGPLNSDGMVELENDSPSAMHRTRIDTPLQLGVRVMDTLTTVGCGQRMGLFAGSGVGKSSLLSMIARGTDATVSVIALVGERGREVREFLEDDLGPEGLARSIVVVSTSDEPALMRLRAAFVATRIAESFRDAGTDVMLMMDSLTRVAMAQREIGLSVGEPPATRGYPPSTFSVLARLLERAGTGERGSVTGIYTVLVDGDDHNEPIADSARSILDGHVVLDRKLAIAGHFPSVDALGSISRVASRVNPPEHTQAANILRRTMAARKAAQDLLDVGAYQRGSNPLVDAAVDHEAAINAFLQQYMDQQVPAAQSWQQLNQLAALLKGSS; encoded by the coding sequence ATGACGACCACCGCGGCACGGAATATTCACCGCCGCGGATTCTCCGCTGCCGCAACAGCTGCACGCCCGGAGAAGCTGGGCCAGGTGTCGGCCATTGTCGGTCTCGGACTTGAAGTCAGTGGACTGAACTGCGCTGTCGGAGACATTGTCCGTGTGGGCGACGCTCCGGGCGTGGAGGCTGAAGTGGTTGCCACCTCGTTGAAAGGTGCGCGCTGTATGCCGCTCGGACGGCTCTCCGGAATCAACGCCGGAACGCCGGTGCGCGCAACTGGAATGCCGATGCTCGTGCCCACTGGTTCCGGTCTCTTTGGACGAGTACTGGACGGTATGGGTAGGCCCATCGACGGCAAAGGGCCCCTGAACAGCGATGGCATGGTGGAGTTGGAGAACGATAGCCCGTCCGCTATGCACCGGACTCGGATTGATACACCGCTGCAGCTCGGTGTGCGCGTTATGGACACGCTGACAACGGTGGGGTGCGGTCAGCGCATGGGTCTTTTTGCGGGCTCCGGTGTAGGTAAGTCGTCGCTGTTGTCCATGATCGCCCGTGGAACCGACGCCACCGTTTCTGTGATCGCACTGGTGGGTGAGCGCGGACGAGAAGTGCGTGAGTTCCTTGAGGACGACCTCGGACCCGAAGGTCTGGCCCGTTCCATCGTCGTCGTCTCTACCTCCGATGAACCAGCGCTGATGCGTCTGCGGGCGGCGTTTGTTGCAACGCGCATCGCCGAATCATTCCGCGACGCAGGCACGGACGTCATGCTGATGATGGACTCTCTCACACGGGTCGCCATGGCCCAACGCGAAATCGGACTCTCCGTTGGGGAACCACCCGCCACGCGCGGCTACCCGCCGTCGACCTTCTCGGTATTGGCACGCCTGCTCGAACGCGCGGGAACGGGCGAACGGGGTTCCGTCACCGGCATCTACACGGTGCTGGTAGACGGCGATGATCACAACGAACCCATTGCCGACTCTGCCCGCTCGATTCTGGACGGACACGTGGTCCTGGACCGGAAGCTCGCCATTGCCGGCCACTTTCCGTCCGTGGATGCGCTGGGTTCGATCTCCCGCGTCGCGTCCCGAGTGAACCCGCCCGAACATACGCAGGCCGCAAATATACTCCGGCGGACCATGGCTGCCCGCAAGGCTGCGCAGGACCTGCTCGACGTCGGTGCTTACCAGCGCGGCAGCAATCCGCTGGTGGATGCGGCCGTTGACCATGAAGCAGCGATCAACGCGTTCCTGCAGCAGTACATGGACCAGCAGGTTCCAGCAGCCCAGTCTTGGCAGCAGCTGAATCAGCTAGCAGCCCTGTTGAAAGGATCATCATGA
- the fliG gene encoding flagellar motor switch protein FliG, with protein sequence MTDVATAPENTMIPARVSTAVSKMTGTQKVAMVLMQMNREQAAAVMKQFSEVETQDIVAEIVRLRTVEADVAEGAVREFYELTMSGHRGARGGRDFARGLLEESLGIEAAAGMMERLASSMAGKAFEFLDDVDAGQIQTLLGGEMPQTIALILAHLKPELASPVMAGLEPRLRTDVAQCIATMGSATPEAVGIVAATLRTRAGAVVDPQHAAAALGGIQPLVDIINRADIAMERAVLEGLELRDPELAEEVKARMLTFGDIVKFERKDVQLVLRGIDPGVLALAMKGASEAVVELIRSNVSERNREVLDDEIKNFGRVRISQVEEARAAVVRAIRDLEAEGVISLQRGDEDEYVS encoded by the coding sequence ATGACCGACGTAGCAACGGCACCGGAGAACACCATGATCCCAGCGCGCGTATCCACGGCCGTCTCGAAGATGACCGGGACGCAGAAGGTCGCGATGGTGCTCATGCAGATGAATCGTGAACAGGCTGCCGCCGTCATGAAGCAGTTCAGCGAGGTGGAGACCCAGGACATCGTCGCCGAAATTGTTCGCCTGCGCACCGTTGAGGCCGACGTGGCCGAGGGCGCTGTCCGCGAGTTCTACGAGCTGACCATGAGCGGTCATCGTGGCGCCCGCGGAGGCCGCGACTTTGCCCGCGGTCTGCTCGAGGAATCCCTCGGCATTGAGGCCGCGGCCGGCATGATGGAGCGCTTGGCCTCATCGATGGCAGGAAAAGCATTCGAGTTTCTTGACGACGTCGACGCCGGTCAGATCCAGACACTGCTCGGTGGCGAAATGCCTCAGACCATCGCGCTGATTTTGGCGCACCTGAAGCCGGAGCTGGCCTCACCCGTGATGGCCGGCTTGGAGCCGCGGCTGCGAACCGACGTCGCGCAGTGCATCGCGACTATGGGCTCAGCAACACCTGAAGCAGTCGGAATTGTCGCTGCGACCTTGCGTACCCGGGCCGGTGCCGTCGTCGATCCGCAGCACGCGGCAGCCGCCCTGGGCGGAATCCAGCCCCTGGTGGACATTATCAACCGCGCCGATATTGCCATGGAACGGGCCGTCCTTGAGGGTCTGGAACTGCGCGATCCGGAGCTGGCCGAAGAGGTCAAGGCCCGCATGCTCACCTTCGGAGACATTGTTAAGTTTGAGCGCAAGGACGTGCAGCTGGTGCTGCGCGGCATTGATCCAGGCGTGCTGGCACTTGCCATGAAGGGCGCTTCCGAAGCGGTCGTGGAGCTGATCCGTAGCAACGTATCCGAACGCAACCGCGAAGTGCTCGACGACGAGATCAAGAACTTCGGCCGTGTGCGTATATCGCAGGTCGAAGAGGCCAGAGCTGCCGTTGTCCGGGCTATCCGGGATCTTGAGGCAGAGGGCGTCATCAGCCTGCAGCGCGGGGATGAGGACGAATATGTCAGCTGA
- a CDS encoding FliH/SctL family protein: MSAETEFARAAFPELRDGGRREHEARERVRGHAAGHAAGFREASRAAQVQQESQEAEFRAMLAGAEQRTQQALDALGIAVTALNQRVAPVLGDVQDAFIESAFELVEAIVGYELQDPRSAARAAVDRVLAIAEPTELHRIRMHPGTLAALNEQTRQESGVVFAADPQLTPGDAVADLADGYVDARISTSLARARTALLGER; the protein is encoded by the coding sequence ATGTCAGCTGAAACTGAGTTTGCCCGGGCAGCTTTTCCGGAACTGCGCGACGGCGGCCGTCGGGAGCACGAGGCGCGTGAGCGCGTCCGCGGTCATGCAGCGGGTCATGCAGCTGGTTTCCGTGAGGCCTCTCGTGCTGCGCAAGTGCAGCAGGAGAGCCAGGAGGCTGAGTTCCGTGCGATGTTGGCCGGTGCTGAACAGCGAACCCAACAGGCGCTGGATGCGCTTGGAATCGCAGTTACGGCCCTCAATCAGCGGGTGGCTCCCGTTCTTGGGGACGTTCAGGATGCTTTCATCGAGTCCGCTTTCGAGCTGGTGGAGGCGATCGTTGGTTACGAATTGCAGGACCCGCGCTCAGCTGCCCGCGCCGCCGTCGATCGCGTACTGGCTATCGCGGAACCAACTGAGCTGCACCGGATCCGGATGCACCCGGGTACCCTGGCAGCGCTGAACGAGCAGACGAGGCAGGAGTCCGGCGTTGTGTTCGCCGCGGACCCGCAGCTGACCCCTGGCGATGCCGTGGCGGATCTCGCTGATGGTTATGTTGACGCAAGGATCAGTACATCGCTGGCCCGTGCCCGGACTGCCCTGTTGGGGGAGCGATGA
- a CDS encoding flagellar export protein FliJ — protein sequence MSTAFPLAGLLRYRRLREEQAAGSLAGARQRVQDVQDRQTDERQRLQGSPVTIDSPASMQAVAAARAASRALLTELEAADARSREDAQQAQLDYNSARAQTLGLEKLADRHADSATAEELRGEQLILDELTSSSWKDRNGGARP from the coding sequence ATGAGCACCGCCTTTCCACTAGCAGGACTACTGCGCTACCGCCGTTTGCGTGAGGAGCAGGCCGCCGGAAGCCTCGCCGGCGCACGGCAGCGGGTTCAGGATGTCCAGGACCGTCAAACGGATGAACGTCAACGACTTCAGGGCAGCCCGGTGACCATCGATTCGCCAGCTAGCATGCAGGCAGTCGCCGCAGCACGGGCCGCTTCCCGGGCACTGCTGACGGAGCTCGAAGCCGCCGATGCGAGAAGCCGCGAAGACGCACAGCAGGCGCAACTGGACTACAACTCGGCCCGAGCCCAGACCCTTGGTCTGGAAAAACTTGCCGACAGGCATGCGGACTCCGCAACAGCTGAGGAACTCCGAGGCGAACAACTCATTCTTGACGAACTCACGTCCTCCTCTTGGAAGGACCGAAACGGGGGAGCACGACCATGA